A genomic window from Diorhabda sublineata isolate icDioSubl1.1 chromosome 8, icDioSubl1.1, whole genome shotgun sequence includes:
- the LOC130448066 gene encoding facilitated trehalose transporter Tret1-like, with protein MKRQHKPAITDLTQNKVTETSVKDFSKENQPDMKKKSDSWFLRFTIVIGMLTWIVGGAKVVWTSPSLIKLESTDLEINPLGRPITSSEVSLLFGIPGMVSLPGSVIFPKLADILGRKICIIVIGFMMMISLLGLAFSNTIVLIILFSTICSISFVGTLGVLPMYLTEICEDHNRAKYGCILSLCIPLGQLYAYVLGPLLLIRDYTLVIAAPLLPFILFFFYVPESPVYLLSKGRDEECRLALEKLRSNKAKSELEVDYRHMSQSLAPTGESKPFKVLKVFTTKEGRCGLFLSSLGMAVQTFGGGATLLPLLAPIYENADSNLSGDAIAIIVEAVSILSLILTVFIIEKVGRRPLLIISAIGCGIPLIFMGLFFYFQHVGSHLTQQFHWVPLTSILVYFFMYFLGLGSIPFTMVSLFFNIELRSTGTAIVITFSCLLLTIFQSSFPLLAEAAGTHWCMWCFSILTFIGAVLMYMFLPETTGKSVEEIQKMLLEC; from the exons ATGAAGAGACAGCATAAGCCTGCAATTACTGACTTGACACAAAACAAAGTCACAGAGACTTCGGTGAAGgacttttcaaaagaaaatcagCCAGACATGAAGAAGAAATCTGATTCTTGGTTCTTACGCTTCACAATCGTTATAG GAATGCTAACGTGGATTGTTGGTGGAGCGAAAGTAGTATGGACATCCCCATCCTTAATCAAATTAGAATCAACTGATTTGGAAATCAATCCTTTAGGCAGACCTATAACAAGTTCAGAAGTTTCCCTGTTATTCGGGATACCAGGCATGGTGTCTTTACCGGGCTCGGTTATCTTTCCTAAATTGGCAGATATATTAggaagaaaaatatgtattatagTTATAGGTTTTATGATGATGATTAGTCTTTTAGGACTCGCTTTTAGTAACACCATAGTACTAATCATTTTGTTCTCAACAATATGTTCTATATCTTTCGTTGGAACATTGGGAGTTCTCCCGATGTATCTTACAGAAATATGTGAAGATCATAACAGAGCTAAATATGGTTGTATATTATCTCTCTGTATTCCTCTTGGACAATTGTATGCTTATGTACTCGGCCCACTATTACTCATTAGAGATTACACGTTAGTCATAGCTGCACCTTTATTGCCATTCATATTATTCTTCTTCTATGTACCTGAAAGCCCTGTTTATCTGTTGAGTAAAGGAAGAGATGAAGAGTGTAGATTAGCTCTCGAAAAATTGCGAAGTAACAAAGCTAAAAGTGAGTTGGAAGTTGATTATCGTCATATGAGTCAGAGCCTAGCTCCAACAGGAGAAAGTAAACCTTTCAAGGTTTTGAAAGTATTTACCACCAAAGAAGGTAGATGTGGATTATTTTTAAGCTCGTTAGGAATGGCTGTACAGACGTTTGGAGGCGGGGCCACTTTGTTACCATTGTTGGCTCCTATTTATGAAAATGCAGATTCAAATCTATCTGGAGATGCAATTGCTATTATAGTTGAAGCTGTTTCTATCCTAAGCCTCATACtaactgtttttattattgaaaaggtCGGAAGAAGACCCTTATTAATCATATCGGCCATTGGCTGTGGTATACCTTTAATTTTTATGGGATTATTTTTCTACTTCCAGCATGTTGGATCACATTTGACTCAACAGTTTCATTGGGTTCCTCTAACAAgcattttagtatattttttcatgtatttcCTAGGACTAGGCTCTATTCCATTCACAATGgtcagtttatttttcaatattgagcTAAGATCAACGGGAACTGCAATTGTAATAACATTTAGTTGTTTGTTATTAACTATTTTCCAATCTTCATTTCCTCTTCTTGCCGAAGCTGCTGGAACCCATTGGTGCATGTGGTGTTTTTCTATTCTCACTTTCATTGGTGCTGTTCTCATGTATATGTTTCTACCTGAAACAACAGGAAAAAGTGTTGAAGAAATTCAGAAAATGTTATTGGAATGTTAG